In the genome of Mucilaginibacter defluvii, one region contains:
- a CDS encoding DNA-formamidopyrimidine glycosylase family protein: protein MPEGPTIIIAKNNLQKFINKRVMAAQGYTPAFEPAILEGKVLTDIKSWGKHLLLCFGKITVRVHFMLFGSYKIDERGKNNAVLQLEFTNGTLYFYVAKLLLIEDDLDKIYDWQADIMNDDFNPDKVIEKIKAKPNRMICDVLMDQQVFSGVGNIIKNEALFRSKVHPESIAGSIPAAKLKQLINQTVTYTFEFLDQKQAGTLSRNWQAYEQDECPRNQVPFIKQELGKTKRWCYYCNKCQKLYK from the coding sequence ATGCCCGAAGGCCCAACCATCATCATCGCCAAAAATAACCTGCAAAAATTCATAAACAAGCGGGTTATGGCAGCACAAGGTTATACCCCTGCGTTTGAGCCTGCTATACTGGAGGGTAAGGTGCTTACCGATATTAAATCCTGGGGAAAGCACCTGCTGTTATGTTTTGGTAAGATTACCGTACGCGTGCATTTTATGCTGTTTGGCTCCTATAAAATTGATGAGCGCGGTAAAAATAACGCCGTGTTGCAACTGGAGTTCACCAATGGCACGCTATACTTCTATGTAGCCAAATTGCTTTTGATTGAGGATGACCTTGACAAGATATATGACTGGCAGGCCGATATCATGAATGATGATTTTAATCCTGATAAAGTCATTGAAAAAATAAAAGCCAAACCCAACCGTATGATCTGCGATGTGCTGATGGATCAGCAGGTATTTTCGGGCGTGGGCAATATCATCAAGAACGAGGCGCTGTTCCGCTCAAAGGTACATCCGGAAAGTATAGCCGGTTCCATTCCCGCTGCTAAGCTAAAGCAGTTAATCAACCAAACGGTGACTTACACCTTTGAGTTTCTCGACCAAAAACAAGCCGGAACGTTGAGCCGCAACTGGCAAGCCTATGAGCAGGATGAATGCCCGCGCAACCAGGTGCCCTTTATAAAGCAGGAACTGGGCAAAACCAAACGCTGGTGCTATTATTGCAACAAATGCCAGAAGCTGTATAAATAG
- a CDS encoding serine hydrolase domain-containing protein produces MMKKTLLALTCIITLTINAFAQNTFNKAKLDNLLEVLATNNRRMASVAISQNGKVIYQKATGIAATDMPATVETKYRIGSISKMFTATLVFQLIDEGKLQLNDPLSKWYPKIPGADKTTIGLMLKHRSGLFNFTNDSTYLTYYKQTQTEQQQIARFEKLPKAFDPDTKSAYSNTNYVLLGFIAQKVTGKSYAQLIKERITGKLGLDKTYAGGAINTKKGEAQSFKYRNGWQPETATDMSIPGGAGAIVSTPAELTRFIEGLFNGKLVSDSSLKVMKRLNGNFGSGMFAYRFDNKTAFGHNGSIDAFNSALVYFPDEKFTVAICSNGGTFSVDNLLLASLKIYFGQAYQLPVFSNVKLTDAELTKYTGIYGIVQAAMKITIAKKDGVLTAQATGQSDFPLEPIGTDKFGFDPAGIVITFDTAKGELNIEQGSRGTIFKKE; encoded by the coding sequence ATGATGAAGAAAACACTACTGGCCTTAACATGCATTATCACGTTAACCATAAACGCGTTCGCACAAAACACCTTTAATAAAGCGAAGCTCGATAACCTGCTGGAGGTGTTGGCAACAAACAACCGCAGAATGGCAAGTGTGGCCATCTCCCAAAACGGCAAAGTGATCTATCAAAAAGCTACCGGCATTGCGGCAACCGATATGCCGGCTACTGTAGAAACCAAATACCGTATTGGCTCTATCAGTAAAATGTTTACGGCTACCCTCGTTTTTCAATTGATTGATGAAGGTAAACTTCAGTTGAACGATCCATTATCTAAATGGTACCCTAAAATACCCGGGGCGGATAAAACAACCATCGGCCTGATGTTAAAGCACCGCAGCGGTCTGTTCAACTTTACTAATGATAGTACTTACCTTACCTACTATAAACAAACGCAAACAGAGCAGCAGCAGATTGCCCGGTTCGAAAAATTACCAAAAGCGTTTGATCCGGATACGAAATCAGCTTATAGCAACACCAACTATGTGCTGCTGGGTTTTATAGCGCAAAAAGTTACCGGCAAAAGCTACGCACAGCTGATAAAAGAACGTATAACCGGTAAACTCGGCCTTGATAAAACCTATGCTGGCGGTGCCATTAATACAAAGAAAGGCGAAGCGCAGTCTTTTAAATACCGCAACGGATGGCAACCGGAAACCGCTACCGATATGAGCATACCGGGCGGTGCAGGCGCCATTGTTTCCACACCCGCCGAGCTCACCCGTTTTATAGAGGGATTATTTAACGGCAAACTGGTTAGCGATAGCAGCCTGAAGGTAATGAAAAGACTTAATGGCAACTTCGGCTCTGGCATGTTTGCTTACCGCTTTGATAATAAAACTGCCTTTGGCCATAACGGCAGCATCGATGCCTTCAATTCAGCCTTGGTTTATTTTCCGGATGAAAAGTTTACCGTAGCTATTTGCAGTAACGGCGGAACATTTTCTGTTGACAACCTGCTTTTGGCGAGTTTGAAAATTTACTTTGGGCAAGCTTACCAGCTACCCGTATTCAGCAATGTAAAACTGACGGATGCTGAACTGACAAAGTATACCGGCATTTATGGTATAGTACAGGCCGCCATGAAAATCACCATCGCAAAAAAGGATGGCGTACTTACCGCGCAGGCAACCGGCCAAAGCGATTTCCCGCTGGAACCTATCGGCACGGATAAATTCGGCTTCGATCCGGCAGGCATCGTGATTACCTTTGATACCGCGAAAGGCGAGCTGAACATTGAACAGGGCAGCAGGGGCACCATATTTAAAAAAGAATAA
- a CDS encoding FtsK/SpoIIIE family DNA translocase has product MPPRGNQFKTNTIRDENKPRNPGTKPEKGRVFKVNPEHLPTFDLKNGRVIKVAGLFFLILSIFFLTAFTSYLFTWQEDQSYVSKANGGWDNLFKTTQELALKNIDPVVDNWLGKFGALLANQFIFEWFGVASFLFVFVFFVMGYRMLFKVRLFSTSKMLAYTLFCIVFLSVAFGFFHSFIRDTPHYLEGQFGFWSNRLLEAQIGQTGVLGILVFAALTVLIIAYNLDFKLPERKVKVKPEAVPDVVPEPVDLIDEEPSAPVEWPRANNHGTLRDKLAANVPKTEPVRPQPVVQEVPVFHEPVVLTPDPVLNERVIHEPEEEEEIPLTVETERPTAILNIEKSDSDKANDLVEQFGTFDPTLDLASYKYPPLELLENYGTNKIAVNAEELEANKNKIVETLNHYNIEIDKIKATIGPTVTLYEIIPAPGVRISKIKNLEDDIALSLAALGIRIIAPMPGKGTIGIEVPNQHPEMVSMRSVLATEKFQNTTMDLPIALGKTISNEVFIADLAKMPHLLVAGATGQGKSVGINAILVSLLYKRHPAELKFVLVDPKKVELTLFRRIERHFLAKLPDEADAIITDTKKVINTLNSLCIEMDQRYDLLKDAQVRNLKEYNAKFINRKIPNPEKHRFLPFIVLIVDEFADLMMTAGKEVEMPIARLAQLARAVGIHLVIATQRPSVNIITGTIKANFPARLAFRVLSKIDSRTILDAGGADQLIGRGDMLLSTGSDLIRLQCAFVDTPEVEKISSYIGDQRGYPTAHMLPEYVGDGDDNSGPKDFNPDDRDPMFEDAARLIVLHQQGSTSLIQRKLKLGYNRAGRIIDQLEAAGIVGPFEGSKARDVLYPDEYSLERHLEALSGKGE; this is encoded by the coding sequence ATGCCGCCAAGAGGAAATCAGTTTAAAACCAATACTATAAGGGACGAAAACAAACCCCGAAACCCAGGCACGAAGCCCGAAAAAGGGAGGGTGTTTAAGGTAAATCCCGAACATTTACCTACGTTCGACCTTAAGAATGGCCGTGTTATAAAGGTTGCCGGTTTGTTTTTTTTGATCCTCTCTATCTTTTTCTTAACGGCCTTTACCTCGTATCTTTTTACCTGGCAAGAAGATCAGAGTTATGTATCAAAAGCCAATGGCGGATGGGACAACCTGTTTAAAACCACGCAGGAACTCGCCCTTAAAAACATTGACCCGGTGGTTGATAACTGGCTGGGCAAATTTGGCGCGCTGCTGGCCAATCAATTCATTTTCGAGTGGTTTGGCGTGGCATCGTTCCTGTTCGTTTTTGTGTTTTTTGTGATGGGTTACCGTATGCTTTTTAAGGTGCGGCTGTTCTCCACAAGTAAAATGCTGGCCTATACGCTGTTTTGCATTGTATTTCTGTCTGTAGCGTTTGGCTTTTTCCATTCATTTATCAGGGATACGCCGCATTACCTGGAAGGGCAGTTTGGCTTTTGGAGCAATCGCTTACTGGAAGCGCAGATAGGGCAGACCGGTGTTTTGGGGATATTGGTATTTGCCGCGTTAACGGTATTGATAATTGCTTATAACCTTGATTTTAAGCTACCGGAGCGCAAAGTGAAAGTGAAGCCGGAGGCTGTGCCGGATGTAGTGCCCGAACCGGTAGATTTGATAGACGAAGAGCCATCAGCGCCGGTTGAATGGCCGCGCGCCAATAACCATGGCACCCTGCGCGATAAATTGGCGGCCAACGTACCGAAAACCGAGCCTGTAAGGCCGCAGCCGGTGGTTCAGGAAGTGCCTGTTTTCCATGAACCCGTGGTACTTACACCCGATCCGGTGTTGAACGAACGCGTGATACATGAACCGGAAGAAGAAGAGGAGATACCTTTAACCGTTGAAACAGAACGCCCCACGGCCATCCTGAATATCGAGAAAAGCGATTCGGACAAGGCCAATGACCTTGTGGAGCAGTTCGGTACGTTCGACCCGACGCTTGATCTGGCCAGCTATAAATATCCGCCGCTGGAACTGCTGGAGAACTATGGTACCAATAAAATAGCCGTAAATGCCGAGGAACTCGAAGCGAATAAGAACAAGATTGTTGAAACACTCAATCATTATAACATTGAGATTGATAAGATAAAGGCGACCATCGGGCCAACCGTTACGCTGTATGAGATCATCCCGGCGCCGGGGGTGCGTATCTCCAAGATCAAGAACCTGGAGGATGATATCGCCCTTAGCCTTGCCGCCCTGGGCATCCGTATTATTGCACCAATGCCGGGCAAGGGTACCATTGGTATCGAGGTGCCTAATCAGCACCCTGAAATGGTGTCGATGCGTTCAGTACTCGCTACCGAGAAGTTTCAGAACACCACGATGGATCTGCCTATCGCCTTGGGTAAAACCATCTCTAACGAAGTATTTATTGCCGATCTGGCCAAGATGCCTCACTTGCTGGTGGCGGGTGCTACCGGTCAGGGTAAGTCTGTTGGTATTAATGCCATCCTGGTATCGTTGCTATACAAACGCCATCCGGCTGAGCTGAAATTCGTATTGGTCGATCCGAAGAAAGTGGAGTTAACGCTTTTCCGCCGCATTGAGCGACACTTTTTGGCTAAACTGCCTGACGAGGCGGATGCTATTATTACTGATACTAAAAAGGTGATTAATACGCTGAACTCGTTATGTATCGAGATGGATCAGCGGTATGATTTGTTGAAGGATGCACAGGTACGTAACTTGAAGGAGTATAATGCCAAATTCATCAACCGTAAAATACCTAACCCGGAGAAGCACCGCTTTTTGCCGTTTATAGTACTGATAGTGGACGAGTTTGCCGACCTGATGATGACCGCCGGTAAGGAGGTGGAGATGCCGATTGCCCGTTTGGCACAGCTGGCCCGTGCGGTGGGTATTCACCTGGTTATTGCCACGCAAAGGCCATCAGTAAATATTATTACGGGTACCATCAAGGCAAACTTCCCCGCGAGGCTGGCGTTCAGGGTACTGTCAAAGATCGATTCGCGTACCATTCTGGATGCAGGCGGTGCCGATCAGTTGATCGGTCGTGGTGATATGCTGCTGTCAACCGGCAGCGATCTGATCCGTTTGCAGTGTGCTTTTGTGGATACGCCTGAGGTGGAAAAAATATCATCATACATTGGCGATCAGCGGGGTTACCCAACGGCGCACATGTTGCCTGAATATGTGGGCGATGGCGATGACAACAGCGGCCCTAAAGATTTTAATCCGGACGACCGCGACCCGATGTTTGAGGATGCCGCAAGGCTGATCGTACTGCATCAGCAGGGCTCAACCTCGCTGATACAGCGCAAGCTTAAACTGGGGTATAACCGCGCCGGCCGTATTATCGACCAGTTGGAAGCTGCAGGCATAGTCGGTCCGTTTGAGGGCAGCAAAGCACGTGATGTGCTTTACCCGGATGAGTACAGCCTGGAGCGCCATTTAGAGGCGTTATCGGGCAAGGGGGAGTAA
- a CDS encoding DUF72 domain-containing protein, whose translation MEFGRVAPEELALVDFSLPADPQITIDTLAASNRQGGLQVHVGCAKWGRKEWVGKIYPSKTKDANFLDEYVKHFDCIELNATFYQVYGAETIAKWRDKAAINPDFRFCPKFSQSISHIRRLKNAEEITTSFYEGITAFGDKLGPLFLQLSDNFTPKSFSELKAYLEHLPTDVPVFVELRHKEWFAVPENNEKVFNLFKQLNIGAVITDASGRRDCVHMHLPTPHAFIRFVGNSLDRTDYLRVDEWIDRIKKWADKGLQSVWFFMHQHDERYSPELSDYVSDQFNKKLGLNLMRPKFIGKEKGLFD comes from the coding sequence ATGGAATTTGGTCGTGTAGCCCCCGAAGAACTGGCATTAGTAGACTTCTCGTTGCCTGCTGATCCGCAGATCACCATTGATACCCTTGCGGCATCAAACCGGCAGGGCGGCTTGCAGGTACACGTAGGTTGCGCCAAGTGGGGCCGTAAGGAGTGGGTTGGTAAAATATATCCGTCCAAAACTAAAGACGCTAACTTTTTAGATGAATACGTTAAGCATTTTGACTGTATCGAGCTTAACGCCACCTTTTACCAGGTTTACGGTGCCGAAACCATCGCCAAATGGCGTGATAAGGCGGCTATCAACCCTGATTTCAGGTTTTGCCCCAAGTTTTCTCAGAGCATCAGTCATATCCGCCGGTTAAAGAACGCCGAAGAAATTACTACCAGCTTCTACGAGGGCATAACCGCCTTTGGCGATAAGCTGGGGCCGCTGTTTTTGCAACTGAGCGATAACTTTACCCCCAAAAGCTTCTCCGAGTTAAAGGCATACCTGGAACACCTGCCAACTGATGTACCTGTATTTGTAGAACTGCGGCACAAGGAGTGGTTTGCAGTGCCCGAGAACAACGAAAAGGTTTTCAACTTATTTAAGCAACTCAACATAGGCGCGGTAATTACCGATGCCAGCGGCCGACGAGATTGTGTGCACATGCACCTGCCAACGCCGCATGCGTTTATCCGTTTTGTAGGCAACAGCCTTGACCGTACCGACTACCTGCGGGTTGACGAATGGATTGACCGCATAAAAAAATGGGCTGATAAGGGGCTGCAATCCGTTTGGTTTTTTATGCACCAGCACGATGAACGTTACTCGCCTGAGCTGAGCGATTATGTATCGGATCAATTCAACAAAAAACTGGGATTAAACCTGATGCGGCCAAAATTTATCGGCAAGGAAAAGGGATTGTTTGATTAA
- a CDS encoding EVE domain-containing protein — MKKAQYWLVKSEPFKYSWEKFNEDGRTFWDGVRNYQARNNLKGMKEGDLVMFYHSNEGKEIVGIAKVVKEFYQDPTTDDANWVVVDLSPVEALKKPVTLEQIKADERLKDIGLIRQGRLSVMSLKPEEFDRIVELGS, encoded by the coding sequence ATGAAAAAAGCACAATATTGGTTAGTAAAATCCGAACCGTTTAAATATAGCTGGGAAAAATTTAATGAGGATGGCCGCACTTTTTGGGATGGCGTGCGTAATTACCAGGCACGTAACAACCTAAAGGGCATGAAAGAGGGCGACCTGGTGATGTTTTACCACAGCAATGAGGGTAAAGAGATTGTGGGCATTGCCAAAGTGGTTAAGGAGTTTTACCAGGACCCTACTACGGATGATGCCAACTGGGTGGTGGTTGATCTGTCGCCGGTTGAGGCGCTGAAGAAACCGGTTACGCTGGAGCAGATCAAGGCGGACGAGCGCCTGAAAGATATAGGATTAATACGTCAGGGCCGCTTGTCGGTTATGTCATTAAAACCCGAGGAGTTTGACCGTATTGTTGAATTAGGCAGTTAA
- a CDS encoding site-specific integrase → MESTKTTYKSLLVQSWDKYEFKLYPGKKPYIYFNFLNPETGKEVRIKKLTGLKPGSSKTELKKQAHVTVQGIIELLAEGWNPVTDTFNDLPITPLSPITECLDYWLRERERKRDNKAMKDKALTMNQYLVTYFKKWLSAKSYLYRKPNTFTKIDVDTFLQTTASERNWGKVSYNCYRTDLGTFFNFLKTLKIISENPVESSAKKNTKKDSSRFKIFEADELTEVVKLMAGDKAYLGLYVASKLIFHYNIRPVEITRIQVADIDFEKGQLVLPPSKTKNGNEAIFKLNTEMFNLLDDLTSNCPNSYFVFGHRCEPGAEQIHQDYFGQKWRMFRNKYKLPKHLKLYALKHSSNYYDIENGASYEEIRQRNRHANLQVTTLYVRERLLKNIIQPSANKMF, encoded by the coding sequence ATGGAAAGCACAAAGACAACCTACAAATCATTACTTGTTCAATCTTGGGATAAGTATGAGTTCAAGCTCTACCCCGGTAAAAAGCCTTACATCTATTTCAATTTCTTAAACCCTGAAACGGGCAAAGAAGTACGTATCAAGAAGCTCACAGGTTTAAAACCCGGTTCATCAAAAACGGAATTAAAGAAACAAGCCCATGTTACAGTTCAAGGAATCATTGAACTATTAGCTGAAGGTTGGAATCCTGTCACTGATACTTTCAATGATTTACCGATAACACCACTATCACCAATAACCGAATGCCTTGATTACTGGTTACGGGAGCGTGAACGCAAGCGTGACAACAAAGCGATGAAAGATAAGGCACTTACAATGAATCAGTACTTAGTGACATATTTCAAGAAGTGGTTATCAGCTAAATCTTACCTATATCGTAAGCCTAACACATTCACTAAAATTGATGTTGATACTTTTTTACAGACTACAGCAAGTGAGCGCAATTGGGGCAAGGTTAGTTATAACTGTTACCGTACTGATTTAGGTACTTTTTTCAACTTCTTAAAAACGCTGAAGATAATTTCTGAAAATCCGGTTGAATCATCGGCAAAAAAAAACACAAAAAAGGACTCATCACGATTCAAGATTTTTGAGGCTGATGAATTAACAGAGGTAGTAAAGTTAATGGCGGGTGATAAGGCTTATTTGGGGCTGTATGTGGCATCCAAACTGATTTTTCACTATAATATACGTCCAGTGGAAATAACACGCATACAAGTAGCGGATATTGATTTTGAGAAAGGGCAATTAGTATTACCTCCATCAAAAACGAAGAATGGTAATGAGGCAATATTTAAGCTGAACACTGAAATGTTTAATCTGTTGGATGATTTAACCTCTAATTGTCCTAATTCTTATTTTGTTTTCGGTCATAGGTGTGAGCCGGGAGCAGAACAAATACACCAAGATTACTTTGGGCAAAAGTGGCGTATGTTTAGGAATAAATATAAACTGCCAAAACATCTAAAGCTATATGCGTTAAAGCATTCATCAAACTATTACGATATAGAAAATGGTGCCTCTTATGAAGAAATAAGGCAACGTAACCGTCACGCCAATTTGCAGGTAACTACGCTATATGTTAGAGAAAGATTGTTGAAGAACATCATTCAACCCTCGGCAAACAAAATGTTTTAA
- a CDS encoding terminase large subunit domain-containing protein, whose protein sequence is MDVNINLPKPHTGQQKVLDSKARFKVLLCGRRWGKSLISQIISILGMLNKKHIAYVTPTYQLSKIFFQEIIKVIPVQLIQSANKTDLIITLKTGGSLSFLTGERLDSFRGRKFHTVIIDEAAYISDIESAWLNSIRPCLTDYAGDALFISTPRGKNYFYSLYLKGLDESNTEWESFHYSTYDNPYISKSEIESAKASLPDSAYQQEYLAIANANSNSVVASHFIEANTITTLSKKKPVVYGIDIAKYHDYTCITGLDSDGAMCYFERFQRDNEYTKQRIKALPSSILKVIDSTHGSVGDGIFESLQSEGVPNILGFEFTSATKPKLITELILDIEKGNLKFNEITANELSIFEYSYTSTGYIKYGNAPGGFDDCVIALALANRYKKQIPINFLAGFSFG, encoded by the coding sequence TTGGACGTTAATATAAATCTACCTAAACCACATACCGGACAGCAAAAAGTACTTGATAGCAAAGCAAGATTTAAAGTACTCCTATGCGGTAGGCGTTGGGGTAAATCGCTGATATCTCAAATCATTTCAATACTTGGTATGCTTAACAAAAAGCATATCGCCTACGTTACGCCAACATATCAATTAAGTAAGATATTTTTTCAGGAGATAATCAAGGTTATTCCGGTTCAACTAATTCAATCAGCTAATAAAACCGACCTTATTATTACGCTTAAAACCGGTGGCTCACTAAGTTTCTTAACTGGTGAGAGGTTGGACAGCTTTAGAGGTAGAAAATTTCACACCGTAATAATTGATGAAGCTGCTTATATCTCGGACATAGAATCAGCTTGGTTAAATAGCATCCGACCATGTTTGACGGATTATGCGGGTGATGCTTTGTTTATATCAACCCCACGTGGTAAAAATTACTTCTACAGCCTTTATCTAAAGGGCTTGGATGAATCCAATACAGAATGGGAATCATTCCATTACAGCACTTACGATAACCCATACATAAGCAAATCAGAGATTGAATCAGCAAAGGCTTCATTGCCGGATTCAGCATATCAACAAGAGTATTTAGCGATTGCAAATGCTAATAGTAATTCAGTTGTTGCATCACATTTTATTGAAGCTAATACCATCACAACCTTATCAAAAAAAAAGCCGGTTGTATACGGGATTGACATTGCCAAGTATCACGATTATACGTGTATTACTGGTTTAGATTCGGATGGTGCTATGTGTTACTTTGAAAGGTTCCAGCGTGATAATGAATATACCAAACAGCGCATTAAAGCATTACCATCAAGCATATTGAAAGTAATTGATAGCACACATGGTAGCGTTGGTGATGGCATATTTGAGAGCCTTCAAAGCGAGGGAGTACCAAATATCCTGGGATTTGAATTTACATCCGCTACAAAGCCAAAGTTAATCACGGAACTCATTCTGGACATTGAAAAAGGCAATCTTAAATTCAACGAGATTACCGCAAATGAGCTTTCAATATTTGAATATAGTTATACAAGTACCGGCTACATTAAATATGGTAATGCACCCGGTGGGTTTGATGATTGTGTAATAGCCTTAGCCCTTGCAAATCGCTATAAGAAGCAGATACCGATAAATTTCTTGGCAGGGTTTAGCTTTGGTTAA
- a CDS encoding AAA family ATPase, producing MLLKFQGNGAMLKTPFEIELPDLTIITGANGSGKSQLLSTVEMEGNFIQDGKTLNAHYIPNQRFNPTNGGQQSVQQDYSNLKKLLIVCQTLSVASQINPTLDFKNYHIINETLRNSFLRPDKAYYNDAVIEVDSSEAHLLNSVAENSKKRLQDLKFYDFTIYQPIVGYDIFEANLSQIFKQYIYRLRFETEKPIDIEAPWIFLNKILKKANSAYQVKTPDITSDVFDVVLLNKSEEEIRFEFLSSGEKVIMSLIFALYNSSAGLIESLPKVIMLDEPDASLHPTMCKDFFEVVNNVFIVENKIKVIITTHSPTTVALAPNDDCIFEMRNRKLQKSNKATAIKSLTVGLKNLSIYYTHKKQIFVEAAIDAKFLESVYEKIQLEPDISLNFISTASNKDNSGGGYSKVRQIVKDLYDSGNKSIAGVIDYDLNNEENERVIVIGQKERRNLDSYIFDPLFFALFLLKENHPNHNEKFGIDKTMDFLKYQDLSELQLQNLSNIVLDNLSQNADKGDIKDNVLVQIPLYNKKVILIPKWYLNAKKEVIVALYKATYPTYFSRYKNENSLKNELIKNYLSVYVGLLPSSLIITFERLQDLSFN from the coding sequence ATGCTATTAAAATTCCAAGGGAACGGCGCAATGCTTAAAACGCCATTTGAGATTGAGCTTCCGGATTTAACTATAATTACCGGTGCCAACGGTTCCGGTAAAAGTCAGTTGTTGTCAACTGTTGAAATGGAGGGCAACTTCATCCAAGATGGTAAGACTTTAAATGCTCACTACATACCGAACCAAAGGTTTAATCCCACAAATGGTGGGCAACAATCTGTTCAGCAAGACTATTCAAATTTAAAAAAACTACTAATAGTTTGCCAGACGCTATCTGTTGCTTCTCAAATAAACCCAACATTAGATTTCAAGAACTATCATATAATTAATGAAACATTAAGAAACTCATTTTTAAGACCTGATAAAGCATATTACAATGATGCGGTGATTGAAGTTGATTCATCTGAGGCTCACCTTTTAAATAGTGTGGCAGAAAACAGTAAAAAGAGGCTTCAGGATTTAAAGTTTTATGATTTTACTATTTATCAGCCAATAGTTGGTTATGATATATTTGAAGCTAATCTGTCACAGATTTTTAAACAATACATTTATCGTCTAAGATTTGAGACTGAAAAGCCGATAGATATCGAAGCACCTTGGATTTTCCTTAATAAGATTTTAAAAAAAGCTAATTCGGCTTACCAAGTCAAGACACCTGATATAACCTCTGATGTCTTCGATGTTGTTCTTTTGAACAAAAGTGAGGAAGAAATAAGATTTGAATTCTTGTCGTCAGGTGAGAAGGTAATTATGTCGTTAATTTTTGCCTTATACAACTCAAGTGCCGGTTTGATTGAATCGCTTCCTAAAGTAATTATGCTCGATGAACCGGATGCAAGCTTACATCCTACAATGTGTAAAGACTTTTTTGAAGTAGTGAATAACGTCTTTATTGTGGAAAATAAGATAAAAGTTATTATTACAACTCATTCACCAACAACCGTTGCGCTTGCACCTAACGACGATTGCATTTTCGAAATGCGTAATCGAAAATTACAAAAATCAAATAAAGCTACTGCTATTAAGTCCCTAACAGTTGGCTTAAAAAACCTTAGTATCTATTACACTCATAAAAAACAAATTTTTGTAGAGGCAGCAATTGACGCTAAATTCTTAGAATCGGTTTATGAAAAAATACAATTAGAACCAGACATTTCACTAAATTTTATATCAACTGCAAGCAATAAAGACAACTCAGGAGGAGGCTACTCAAAAGTGCGGCAAATAGTAAAAGATTTGTATGATAGTGGTAATAAAAGCATTGCTGGGGTTATAGATTATGATTTGAATAATGAGGAAAACGAAAGAGTAATAGTAATAGGTCAAAAGGAACGAAGAAACCTTGATTCATATATTTTTGACCCATTATTTTTTGCGTTATTCCTTCTAAAAGAAAATCATCCGAATCACAATGAGAAGTTTGGAATAGATAAAACGATGGATTTTCTGAAGTACCAAGATTTAAGCGAATTGCAACTTCAAAACTTGTCTAACATTGTATTAGATAATCTTAGTCAAAATGCAGATAAAGGCGACATTAAAGATAATGTATTGGTACAAATACCACTTTACAATAAAAAAGTTATCTTAATACCTAAGTGGTATCTTAATGCTAAGAAAGAGGTGATAGTAGCTTTGTACAAAGCCACTTATCCTACGTATTTTTCAAGGTATAAAAACGAAAATTCACTTAAAAATGAACTTATAAAAAACTATTTAAGTGTCTATGTCGGGTTACTTCCATCAAGCTTAATTATAACATTTGAAAGACTTCAAGACCTATCTTTTAATTAA